From one Magnolia sinica isolate HGM2019 chromosome 18, MsV1, whole genome shotgun sequence genomic stretch:
- the LOC131232759 gene encoding (S)-coclaurine N-methyltransferase-like isoform X1, whose product MSFLKLIFGKALKQSCCYFKGESTTLDEAEIAMLDLCGERAQIQDGQTILDLGCGQGPFTLHVAQKYKNCRITAITNSISQKDYIEEQCKNLQLLNVEIILADVSKLEMEATFDRIVVIGLLEHMKNYELFLRKASQWMNHDSLLFVEHACHKTMAYGNEPIDDDDWYTDYMFPGGTFIMPSSSLLLYFQDDLSVVDHWILNGKHFGRSMKEWLKNMDSNMNAIKKITESSTGNVEEAMKIIIYWRIFFIAEGEVFAHNDGEEWMCSHVVFKKK is encoded by the exons ATGTCTTTCCTCAAGTTAATCTTTGGAAAGGCTCTCAAGCAGAG TTGTTGTTACTTTAAGGGTGAATCGACGACACTGGATGAAGCTGAGATTGCAATGCTTGATCTATGCGGCGAAAGGGCACAAATACAAGATGGTCAAACCATCCTTGATCTTGGCTGTGGACAAGGACCATTTACTTTACACGTTGCTCAGAAGTATAAAAATTGCCGTATTACAGCCATTACCAACTCAATCTCTCAGAAAGACTACATAGAGGAGCAATGCAA GAACCTTCAGCTATTGAATGTCGAGATTATATTAGCAGATGTATCAAAGCTTGAAATGGAGGCTACGTTTGATAGGATAGTAGTTATTGGATTACTCGAG CACATGAAGAACTATGAGTTATTTCTAAGAAAGGCATCCCAGTGGATGAACCATGACAGCCTTCTTTTTGTGGAGCATGCATGCCATAAAACCATGGCTTATGGGAATGAG CCTATTGATGACGATGATTGGTACACGGACTATATGTTCCCTGGCGGGACATTCATCATGCCATCGTCCTCACTTCTTCTATATTTCCAG GATGATCTGTCAGTTGTTGACCATTGGATTCTCAACGGGAAGCATTTTGGACGCAGCAT GAAAGAATGGTTGAAGAATATGGACTCTAATATGAATGCCATAAAGAAAATAACGGAGTCTTCTACTGGCAATGTGGAAGAGGCAATGAAAATAATAATCTATTGGCGAATTTTTTTCATTGCCGAAGGCGAGGTATTTGCACATAATGATGGGGAAGAATGGATGTGTTCTCATGTTGTCTTTAAGAAGAAATGA
- the LOC131232759 gene encoding pavine N-methyltransferase-like isoform X3: MSFLKLIFGKALKQRNLQLLNVEIILADVSKLEMEATFDRIVVIGLLEHMKNYELFLRKASQWMNHDSLLFVEHACHKTMAYGNEPIDDDDWYTDYMFPGGTFIMPSSSLLLYFQDDLSVVDHWILNGKHFGRSMKEWLKNMDSNMNAIKKITESSTGNVEEAMKIIIYWRIFFIAEGEVFAHNDGEEWMCSHVVFKKK; the protein is encoded by the exons ATGTCTTTCCTCAAGTTAATCTTTGGAAAGGCTCTCAAGCAGAG GAACCTTCAGCTATTGAATGTCGAGATTATATTAGCAGATGTATCAAAGCTTGAAATGGAGGCTACGTTTGATAGGATAGTAGTTATTGGATTACTCGAG CACATGAAGAACTATGAGTTATTTCTAAGAAAGGCATCCCAGTGGATGAACCATGACAGCCTTCTTTTTGTGGAGCATGCATGCCATAAAACCATGGCTTATGGGAATGAG CCTATTGATGACGATGATTGGTACACGGACTATATGTTCCCTGGCGGGACATTCATCATGCCATCGTCCTCACTTCTTCTATATTTCCAG GATGATCTGTCAGTTGTTGACCATTGGATTCTCAACGGGAAGCATTTTGGACGCAGCAT GAAAGAATGGTTGAAGAATATGGACTCTAATATGAATGCCATAAAGAAAATAACGGAGTCTTCTACTGGCAATGTGGAAGAGGCAATGAAAATAATAATCTATTGGCGAATTTTTTTCATTGCCGAAGGCGAGGTATTTGCACATAATGATGGGGAAGAATGGATGTGTTCTCATGTTGTCTTTAAGAAGAAATGA
- the LOC131232759 gene encoding (S)-coclaurine N-methyltransferase-like isoform X2 has product MSFLKLIFGKALKQSCCYFKGESTTLDEAEIAMLDLCGERAQIQDGQTILDLGCGQGPFTLHVAQKYKNCRITAITNSISQKDYIEEQCKNLQLLNVEIILADVSKLEMEATFDRIVVIGLLEHMKNYELFLRKASQWMNHDSLLFVEHACHKTMAYGNEDDLSVVDHWILNGKHFGRSMKEWLKNMDSNMNAIKKITESSTGNVEEAMKIIIYWRIFFIAEGEVFAHNDGEEWMCSHVVFKKK; this is encoded by the exons ATGTCTTTCCTCAAGTTAATCTTTGGAAAGGCTCTCAAGCAGAG TTGTTGTTACTTTAAGGGTGAATCGACGACACTGGATGAAGCTGAGATTGCAATGCTTGATCTATGCGGCGAAAGGGCACAAATACAAGATGGTCAAACCATCCTTGATCTTGGCTGTGGACAAGGACCATTTACTTTACACGTTGCTCAGAAGTATAAAAATTGCCGTATTACAGCCATTACCAACTCAATCTCTCAGAAAGACTACATAGAGGAGCAATGCAA GAACCTTCAGCTATTGAATGTCGAGATTATATTAGCAGATGTATCAAAGCTTGAAATGGAGGCTACGTTTGATAGGATAGTAGTTATTGGATTACTCGAG CACATGAAGAACTATGAGTTATTTCTAAGAAAGGCATCCCAGTGGATGAACCATGACAGCCTTCTTTTTGTGGAGCATGCATGCCATAAAACCATGGCTTATGGGAATGAG GATGATCTGTCAGTTGTTGACCATTGGATTCTCAACGGGAAGCATTTTGGACGCAGCAT GAAAGAATGGTTGAAGAATATGGACTCTAATATGAATGCCATAAAGAAAATAACGGAGTCTTCTACTGGCAATGTGGAAGAGGCAATGAAAATAATAATCTATTGGCGAATTTTTTTCATTGCCGAAGGCGAGGTATTTGCACATAATGATGGGGAAGAATGGATGTGTTCTCATGTTGTCTTTAAGAAGAAATGA